A region from the Falco rusticolus isolate bFalRus1 chromosome 4, bFalRus1.pri, whole genome shotgun sequence genome encodes:
- the LOC119145783 gene encoding LOW QUALITY PROTEIN: uncharacterized protein LOC119145783 (The sequence of the model RefSeq protein was modified relative to this genomic sequence to represent the inferred CDS: substituted 1 base at 1 genomic stop codon) → MESIRTEKSVDEGGEDCKNSKGFTPITARTRSKAGISNQSGPVMQAPLRQAVGTNGPVRIKIPFTTSELDSWKEAVKGYRDDPEEVANRFELIMKNLDPDWKDIEIMLAALPETEKQLVIKTARTHVQVQIASGVLPGTVEVHVPRADPDWDYNDGNDYRLLKRYQEWIRIALENAIPKSVNWSRLYTIKQGPSETPTEFLERLRTAMQKFTTIDPSSEGGKLQLISLFLGQSTEDIRKKLQKLQGADMRDLEKLVEEAWRVFRNREGEERQKLGQTIAAATVAALNNQGPTFRVKNRGDGKRIRTQQPPLRSDQCAYCKEVGHWKGECPKRGGARNMIANVSSDQXSRPGESTLADPLVKIELGNSGQEMEFLIDTGASYSVLNQKLMPEDKDFVTVVGATGQQQKAFFLKPLKYKLGKQVGIHKFLYLPGSPKSLLGRDLLEQLEAEIVFEKGKMRLRIREEQLINVLSLALIQTNLRSEVPPEIADQVYPGVWATEIPGKAKNVTPITVRLKLGKEPVKVKQYPLRIEDRRGIKEIIDRFLQYGLLIECESEYNTPILPIKKADGKSYRLVQDLRAINKITEDIHPVVANPYTLLTKLKSSQVWFTVLDLKDAFFCLALAKESQKLFAFEWENPDSGRKTQLTWTVLPQGFKNSPTIFGNQLAKELESWSTPDSEGTLLQYVDDLLIATETREGCVQWTISLLNFLGLNGYRVSQQKAQLVQQRVIYLGFEVSGGQRELGTERKETICRTPEPRTVKELRTFLGMTGWCRLWIYNYGLIVKPLYEMVKKDQSKLVWTGEAQKAFRQLKQELMKAPALGLPDLSKPFFLFSYERQGIALGVLAQKLGPYKRAVAYFSKQLDEVSKGWPGCLRAVAAVVINIQEARKFTMGQKMTVLVSHTVSAVLEQKGNHWLSPQRFLKYQAILVEQDDVEIVVTNVVNPASFLSGTLDEPVVHDCIETMETVYSSRPDLKEEPLEDADESWYTDGSSFVKQGQRKAGYAVTTTKQTFSGQPLEEKWSGPHQVLLTTHTAIKIKEQVAWIHYSRVKKLQVHDGKLRKWNL, encoded by the exons ATGGAAAGTATCCGGACGGAGAAGTCTGTGGATGAGGGGGGCGAGGACTGTAAGAATTCAAAAGGGTTTACCCCGATTACTGCACGTACAAGGAGTAAGGCAGGAATAAGTAACCAGTCGGGACCGGTGATGCAAGCCCCTCTGCGACAAGCTGTGGGGACTAATGGACCGGTTagaattaaaattccttttaccACTAGTGAATTAGATTCGTGGAAGGAAGCTGTAAAAGGTTATAGGGATGACCCGGAGGAGGTGGCTAACAGGTTCgaattaattatgaaaaatttagATCCGGATTGGAAAGACATAGAAATAATGTTAGCAGCTCTGCCGGAAACAGAGAAGCAATTGGTAATAAAAACAGCCCGGACGCATGTGCAAGTGCAAATAGCTTCAGGGGTTCTGCCCGGAACTGTGGAAGTACATGTCCCGAGAGCAGACCCCGATTGGGACTATAATGATGGTAACGATTATAGATTACTAAAAAGGTATCAGGAATGGATAAGAATTGCCCTGGAAAATGCTATTCCCAAATCTGTAAATTGGTCCAGGTTGTACACTATAAAACAAGGACCGTCTGAAACCCCCACAGAATTTTTGGAACGTTTAAGAACAGCTATGCAAAAATTTACAACGATAGATCCGTCCTCAGAAGGGGGTAAATTACAATTGATTTCATTGTTTCTGGGACAATCAACAGaagacataaggaaaaaactccaaaaaTTACAAGGGGCAGACATGAGAGACTTAGAAAAACTGGTAGAGGAAGCATGGAGAGTGTTTAGAAACcgggaaggggaggaaagacagaaactggGACAGACTATTGCAGCAGCAACAGTAGCTGCATTAAATAATCAGGGACCAACTTTTCGAGTTAAAAATAGGGGAGATGGGAAACGAATAAGGACCCAGCAACCACCTCTAAGATCAGATCAGTGTGCCTATTGTAAAGAGGTAGGCCATTGGAAAGGGGAGTGTCCAAAGCGAGGGGGAGCTCGAAACATGATAGCAAATGTTTCATCGGATCAATGAAGTCGACCAGGAGAATCTACCCTAGCAGATCCTCTGGTTAAAATAGAGCTAGGGAACTCGGGAcaagaaatggaatttttaatagACACAGGTGCTTCCTATTCGGTGTTAAATCAAAAGCTAATGCCAGAAGATAAAGACTTTGTGACTGTAGTGGGGGCTACGggccaacaacaaaaagcctttttcctAAAACCGCTAAAGTATAAATTAGGGAAACAGGTGGGAATACATAAGTTCTTGTACTTACCGGGGTCACCAAAATCACTATTGGGTCGGGATTTATTAGAACAATTAGAAGCAGAAATagtttttgagaaaggaaaaatgaggcTAAGAATAAGGGAAGAACAGTTAATAAATGTACTAAGCTTAGCATTGATACAAACTAATCTTAGAAGTGAAGTGCCTCCGGAAATTGCAGATCAAGTGTACCCAGGAGTCTGGGCTACCGAAATTCCTGGAAAAGCCAAGAATGTGACTCCAATAACTGTAAGGTTGAAATTGGGGAAAGAGCCTGTGAAGGTTAAACAATATCCTCTAAGGATAGAGGATAGGAGgggaattaaagaaataattgacAGATTTTTACAATATGGGCTACTAATTGAGTGTGAATCAGAATATAACACGCCCATATTACCAATCAAAAAGGCAGATGGAAAGAGTTATAGGCTAGTTCAGGATTTAAGGGccataaataaaatcactgagGATATACATCCAGTAGTGGCCAATCCATACACTCTATTGACTAAACTAAAAAGCAGTCAAGTTTGGTTTACTGTACTGGATTTGAAGGACGCCTTTTTCTGTCTGGCCCTAGCCAAGGAAAGTCAGAAGTtatttgcctttgaatgggaaAACCCTGATTCGGGGAGAAAAACGCAGCTTACCTGGACAGTTTTACCCCAGGGATTTAAAAATAGCCCGACTATCTTTGGGAATCAATTAGCTAAGGAGCTTGAGTCCTGGTCGACCCCAGACTCTGAAGGAACCTTATTACAATACGTAGACGATCTCTTAATAGCTACTGAGACAAGAGAGGGCTGTGTCCAATGGACGATAAGCCTGCTTAATTTTCTGGGACTAAATGGATATCGAGTTTCTCAACAGAAAGCCCAACTGGTCCAGCAACGAGTGATTTATCTGGGATTCGAGGTCTCGGGAGGACAACGAGAGCTGGGAACAGAACGTAAAGAAACCATTTGTCGGACACCGGAACCGCGAACGGTAAAGGAACTGCGGACTTTTCTGGGAATGACAGGTTGGTGTCGTCTTTGGATCTATAATTATGGACTGATAGTGAAGCCTCTGTATGAGATGGTTAAGAAGGATCAATCCAAATTGGTTTGGACTGGAGAAGCACAGAAGGCTTTTAGGCAGTTAAAGCAGGAATTAATGAAAGCTCCAGCCTTGGGGTTACCGGATCTTTCgaaaccttttttcctgttttcctatGAAAGACAAGGGATAGCCTTAGGAGTACTAGCACAGAAATTGGGTCCCTATAAGCGGGCAGTAGCTTACTTCTCCAAACAATTAGATGAAGTAAGCAAAGGATGGCCTGGATGTCTACGGGCTGTTGCTGCAGTAGTTATTAACATACAGGAGGCCCGAAAGTTTACGATGGGACAGAAGATGACAGTGCTAGTCTCCCATACAGTCTCAGCAGTTttggaacagaaaggaaaccaCTGGCTTTCACCGCAGAGATTCTTAAAGTACCAGGCAATATTAGTGGAACAAGATGACGTGGAGATTGTTGTCACTAATGTTGTGAATCCAGCTTCTTTTCTCAGCGGAACTCTGGATGAACCGGTGGTCCATGACTGTATAGAGACAATGGAAACTGTGTATTCGAGCCGACCAGATCTTAAAGAAGAACCTTTAGAGGATGCCGACGAATCTTGGTacactgatggaagcagcttcGTGAAGCAAGGACAACGTAAAGCAGGGTATGCCGTTACCACCACCAAACAG aCTTTTTCAGGGCAACCTTTGGAGGAAAAATGGAGTGGACCGCATCAAGTACTGTTGACAACTCATACTGCTATCAAGATTAAGGAACAAGTCGCTTGGATCCACTACTCGAGAGTAAAAAAGCTCCAGGTTCACGATGGGAAGCTACGCAAATGGAACCTCTAA
- the NAGPA gene encoding N-acetylglucosamine-1-phosphodiester alpha-N-acetylglucosaminidase isoform X1, protein MAASRAAGAAGWGRPEPAVVVAAVLAALGWLQATCGAGTPPSDLLLQPYFPSPHGPRHNHRHVRDCQPLKYGNITHEAWPSDNRTGGPVATTRTFVSYIPSEGKDRKVVYGHFTFVKNPLKTFSVLEPGGTGGCQAHRRAPVEETARLGKCLVAQNGGYFDMGTGECFGNVVSDGKLVRNSGGLQNAQFGIRKDGTMVFGYLSEEDVLDQANAFVQLVSGVVWLLRNGEVYVSQSQMAECGETQTTGTFEKFINVISARTAVGHDSQGHLVLVHVDGQTESRGVNLWEMAEFLKQQGIINAINLDGGGSATLVLNGTLASYPSEHCSFDNMWRCPRSISTIMCIHEPACEPADCSGHGDCVEGECHCTGDFWRGPACDILDCGPSNCSLHGTCTDSGCLCDAGWTGSNCSEACASGFYGDACTQKCQCYNGGSCDPLHGACSCLAGYYGTSCERECPMGWYGPNCQQQCACEHMCPCDRETGSCNITYAVAVQDQLNKAGQCLAFQNKGRSQEKFSLSEKTWISMTSVLTLLLVISTVGNIGLFLKSRPERQGESSDYLYHRLREVNGEASHSPTAAAWETEDSQDQSQALL, encoded by the exons ATGGCGGCCTCcagggcggcgggggccgcggggtGGGGGCGGCCGGAGCCAGCGGTGGTGGTCGCCGCCGTGCTGGCGGCGCTCGGCTGGCTGCAGGCGACGTGCGGCGCCGG GACCCCCCCCAGCGACCTGCTGCTGCAACCCTATTTCCCCTCCCCGCACGGCCCTCGCCACAACCACAGGCACGTGAGAGACTGTCAGCCCCTCAAGTATGGCAACATAACACATGAAGCTTGGCCCAGTGACAACAGGACGGGTGGCCCTGTGGCTACCACCAGAACGTTTGTTTCTTACATCCCCTCTGAGGGCAAGGACCGCAAGGTGGTCTATGGCCACTTCACTTTCGTGAAGAACCCCCTGAAGACCTTCTCTGTGCTAGAGCCGGGCGGCACAGGAGGCTGCCAAGCTCACCGCAGAGCTCCTGTGGAAGAGACTGCAAGGCTTGGGAAGTGTCTGGTGGCCCAGAACGGTGGGTACTTTGACATGGGAACTGGAGAGTGTTTTGGAAACGTTGTGAGTGATGGAAAGCTGGTGAGAAACTCTGGAGGGCTGCAAAATGCTCAGTTTGGCATCCGGAAAGATGGCACCATGGTGTTTGG TTACCTGTCTGAGGAAGATGTCTTGGATCAAGCAAACGCTTTTGTGCAGCTTGTGAGTGGGGTAGTTTGGCTCCTAAGAAATGGAGAAGTGTACGTCAGTCAGAGTCAGATGGCTGAGTGTGGTGAAACTCAAACCACAG GAACCTTCGAGAAGTTCATCAACGTGATATCGGCCAGGACTGCGGTTGGACACGACAGTCAGGGGCACCTGGTCTTGGTTCATGTGGATGGACAGACGGAATCCAGAGG GGTCAACCTCTGGGAAATGGCTgaatttctgaagcagcaggGAATCATCAATGCTATCAACCTGGATGGTGGGGGGTCTGCCACACTGGTCTTAAATGGGACCCTCGCAAGCTACCCGTCTGAGCACTG CTCCTTTGACAACATGTGGCGTTGCCCTCGGAGCATCTCGACCATCATGTGCATCCATGAGCCTGCCTGCGAGCCTGCTGACTGCAGCGGTCATGGGGACTGTGTGGAAGGGGAGTGCCACTGCACTGGGGACTTCTGGAGAGGTCCAGCCTGTGACATCTTAGACTGTGGCCCTTCCAACTGCAGCCTGCATGGCACCTGCACCGACT ctgGATGCCTGTGTGATGCCGGCTGGACTGGCAGCAACTGCAGCGAAG CTTGTGCTAGCGGTTTTTATGGGGATGCTTGCACCCAGAAATGCCAGTGCTACAACGGTGGCTCGTGTGACCCCCTGCATGGAGCCTGTTCCTGCCTGGCTGGGTACTATGGCACCAGCTGTGAGCGAG AGTGTCCCATGGGCTGGTACGGGCCaaactgccagcagcagtgtgcaTGTGAGCACATGTGTCCCTGCGACCGGGAGACGGGCAGCTGCAACATCACCTATGCAGTGGCAGTGCAGGACCAGTTGAACAAAG ctgggcAGTGTTTGGCTTTCCAGAATAAGGGAAGGAGCCAAGAAAAATTCTCTCTGTCAGA AAAAACCTGGATCTCCATGACCTCTGTCTTGACTCTGCTTCTCGTGATTAGCACCGTGGGAAACATAGGGCTTTTCCTCAAGAGCAGGCCGGAGCGGCAGGGTGAAAGCAGTGACTATCTCTACCACCGCCTGAGGGAGGTGAACGGGGAAGCCAGtcacagccccacagctgctgcctgggagacAGAAGACAGCCAGGACCAGAGCCAAGCGCTCCTTTAG
- the NAGPA gene encoding N-acetylglucosamine-1-phosphodiester alpha-N-acetylglucosaminidase isoform X2, giving the protein MAASRAAGAAGWGRPEPAVVVAAVLAALGWLQATCGAGTPPSDLLLQPYFPSPHGPRHNHRHVRDCQPLKYGNITHEAWPSDNRTGGPVATTRTFVSYIPSEGKDRKVVYGHFTFVKNPLKTFSVLEPGGTGGCQAHRRAPVEETARLGKCLVAQNGGYFDMGTGECFGNVVSDGKLVRNSGGLQNAQFGIRKDGTMVFGYLSEEDVLDQANAFVQLVSGVVWLLRNGEVYVSQSQMAECGETQTTGTFEKFINVISARTAVGHDSQGHLVLVHVDGQTESRGVNLWEMAEFLKQQGIINAINLDGGGSATLVLNGTLASYPSEHCSFDNMWRCPRSISTIMCIHEPACEPADCSGHGDCVEGECHCTGDFWRGPACDILDCGPSNCSLHGTCTDSGCLCDAGWTGSNCSEACASGFYGDACTQKCQCYNGGSCDPLHGACSCLAGYYGTSCERECPMGWYGPNCQQQCACEHMCPCDRETGSCNITYAVAVQDQLNKAGQCLAFQNKGRSQEKFSLSE; this is encoded by the exons ATGGCGGCCTCcagggcggcgggggccgcggggtGGGGGCGGCCGGAGCCAGCGGTGGTGGTCGCCGCCGTGCTGGCGGCGCTCGGCTGGCTGCAGGCGACGTGCGGCGCCGG GACCCCCCCCAGCGACCTGCTGCTGCAACCCTATTTCCCCTCCCCGCACGGCCCTCGCCACAACCACAGGCACGTGAGAGACTGTCAGCCCCTCAAGTATGGCAACATAACACATGAAGCTTGGCCCAGTGACAACAGGACGGGTGGCCCTGTGGCTACCACCAGAACGTTTGTTTCTTACATCCCCTCTGAGGGCAAGGACCGCAAGGTGGTCTATGGCCACTTCACTTTCGTGAAGAACCCCCTGAAGACCTTCTCTGTGCTAGAGCCGGGCGGCACAGGAGGCTGCCAAGCTCACCGCAGAGCTCCTGTGGAAGAGACTGCAAGGCTTGGGAAGTGTCTGGTGGCCCAGAACGGTGGGTACTTTGACATGGGAACTGGAGAGTGTTTTGGAAACGTTGTGAGTGATGGAAAGCTGGTGAGAAACTCTGGAGGGCTGCAAAATGCTCAGTTTGGCATCCGGAAAGATGGCACCATGGTGTTTGG TTACCTGTCTGAGGAAGATGTCTTGGATCAAGCAAACGCTTTTGTGCAGCTTGTGAGTGGGGTAGTTTGGCTCCTAAGAAATGGAGAAGTGTACGTCAGTCAGAGTCAGATGGCTGAGTGTGGTGAAACTCAAACCACAG GAACCTTCGAGAAGTTCATCAACGTGATATCGGCCAGGACTGCGGTTGGACACGACAGTCAGGGGCACCTGGTCTTGGTTCATGTGGATGGACAGACGGAATCCAGAGG GGTCAACCTCTGGGAAATGGCTgaatttctgaagcagcaggGAATCATCAATGCTATCAACCTGGATGGTGGGGGGTCTGCCACACTGGTCTTAAATGGGACCCTCGCAAGCTACCCGTCTGAGCACTG CTCCTTTGACAACATGTGGCGTTGCCCTCGGAGCATCTCGACCATCATGTGCATCCATGAGCCTGCCTGCGAGCCTGCTGACTGCAGCGGTCATGGGGACTGTGTGGAAGGGGAGTGCCACTGCACTGGGGACTTCTGGAGAGGTCCAGCCTGTGACATCTTAGACTGTGGCCCTTCCAACTGCAGCCTGCATGGCACCTGCACCGACT ctgGATGCCTGTGTGATGCCGGCTGGACTGGCAGCAACTGCAGCGAAG CTTGTGCTAGCGGTTTTTATGGGGATGCTTGCACCCAGAAATGCCAGTGCTACAACGGTGGCTCGTGTGACCCCCTGCATGGAGCCTGTTCCTGCCTGGCTGGGTACTATGGCACCAGCTGTGAGCGAG AGTGTCCCATGGGCTGGTACGGGCCaaactgccagcagcagtgtgcaTGTGAGCACATGTGTCCCTGCGACCGGGAGACGGGCAGCTGCAACATCACCTATGCAGTGGCAGTGCAGGACCAGTTGAACAAAG ctgggcAGTGTTTGGCTTTCCAGAATAAGGGAAGGAGCCAAGAAAAATTCTCTCTGTCAGAGTAA